Proteins from a single region of Akkermansiaceae bacterium:
- a CDS encoding DUF1501 domain-containing protein, giving the protein MHPFERYQQDWSRRTFLKQSFAGLGSLAMSKLMGAESLPFLQSQGGLHLPAKAKRVVHLCMAGGPSHLESFDPKPVLDRLNGQPFPESFTAGQQLAQLQGAKLIARGSFTKFRKWGACGTEISELFPHIGSIADDICVVRSMVTEQINHDPAHAFMNSGSILKGRPSMGSWLLYGLGAESQDLPGYVVMVSRGVEPDQPISARQWSAGFLPSKFQGVQFQSKGSAVHYVGNPDGICQSTQRQVIDEVRRMNGLLDGERIDPEIDTRISQYEMAFRMQASVPELTDMKNEPQHVLDMYGVKEPGDGSFASNCLLARRMLERGVRFVQLYHRGWDHHGGIEKKMPATALLTDQASAALVKDLKQRGMLEDTLVIWGGEFGRTPMGQGSGRDHHIRAFSIWMAGAGIKPGIVEGATDDLGYNSEKDIVQVRDLHATMLHQFGIDHARFSTKFQGLDYKLTGVKPAFVVKGILA; this is encoded by the coding sequence ATGCACCCATTCGAACGATACCAGCAGGACTGGAGCAGGCGGACCTTCCTCAAGCAGAGCTTCGCCGGGCTGGGAAGCCTCGCGATGTCGAAGCTCATGGGCGCGGAGTCGCTGCCCTTCCTCCAGTCGCAGGGAGGCCTGCACCTGCCTGCAAAGGCAAAGCGCGTGGTGCACCTCTGCATGGCCGGTGGTCCGTCGCACCTGGAGTCATTCGACCCGAAGCCGGTGCTGGACAGGCTGAATGGCCAGCCGTTTCCGGAGTCCTTTACCGCGGGCCAGCAGCTCGCCCAGCTCCAGGGGGCGAAGCTGATCGCCCGCGGGTCTTTCACGAAGTTCAGGAAATGGGGCGCCTGCGGGACGGAAATTTCGGAGTTGTTCCCGCACATCGGCTCCATCGCGGATGACATTTGCGTGGTGCGTTCGATGGTGACGGAGCAGATCAACCATGATCCCGCCCACGCCTTCATGAACAGCGGCTCCATCCTGAAGGGTCGGCCGAGCATGGGTTCATGGTTGCTTTACGGGCTGGGGGCGGAGTCTCAGGACCTGCCCGGCTACGTCGTGATGGTGTCTCGGGGTGTGGAGCCGGACCAGCCGATCTCCGCGCGGCAGTGGAGCGCGGGCTTCCTTCCCAGCAAGTTCCAGGGGGTGCAGTTCCAGAGCAAGGGAAGTGCCGTCCACTACGTGGGGAATCCGGACGGCATCTGCCAGTCAACCCAGCGGCAGGTCATCGACGAGGTGCGGCGGATGAACGGCCTGCTGGACGGGGAGCGCATCGACCCGGAGATCGACACCCGGATTTCGCAATACGAGATGGCTTTCCGGATGCAGGCGTCCGTGCCGGAGCTGACGGACATGAAGAACGAGCCGCAGCACGTTCTGGACATGTACGGAGTGAAGGAACCCGGCGACGGATCATTCGCCAGCAACTGCCTGCTCGCGCGGCGGATGCTGGAGCGGGGCGTGCGTTTCGTGCAGCTCTATCACCGCGGCTGGGATCACCACGGCGGCATTGAGAAAAAGATGCCCGCCACGGCCTTGCTGACCGACCAAGCCTCCGCGGCGCTGGTGAAGGATCTGAAACAGCGCGGGATGCTGGAGGACACGCTGGTCATCTGGGGCGGCGAATTCGGCCGCACGCCAATGGGGCAGGGGAGCGGCCGGGACCACCACATCCGCGCCTTCAGCATCTGGATGGCCGGTGCGGGCATCAAGCCGGGCATCGTCGAAGGTGCGACGGATGATCTGGGTTACAACTCGGAAAAGGACATCGTCCAGGTGCGTGACCTCCACGCCACCATGCTCCACCAGTTCGGCATCGACCACGCGCGCTTCAGCACGAAGTTCCAGGGACTGGACTACAAGCTGACCGGGGTGAAACCCGCCTTCGTGGTGAAGGGCATCCTCGCCTGA